A window from Enterocloster bolteae encodes these proteins:
- a CDS encoding response regulator transcription factor, with the protein MYTVLIADDEAIVRMMLSSMIDWDEMELKLAGCVSNGREALAYLEQHPVDILITDIQMPVIDGLELIRRVKEFHTQPEILVLSAYNDFPYVRQAFKLGIYDYCLKREIHEEMLKRHLTNMKQLLSQKGRTQTSGAEHVKDRKQLLAQLLCGELEPEAAGLPERYYMVYFSIQRYQEIRRNFGNDFDKNFHVSLLNLAGQISQVANHGVIVPDHVTNLVMVYETGPQDNQDQALEGLLRVCRRLLNAWKNYMNVDASAAVSSLALGPSAFEEKLAEATMNLTMKYVMKSQNLFSSLDYSRFSPLEAMARENEFREIIQALKSNNTVSFESARSLLLARIQESPVRQAGLLALYLAYHIAASLVHQLEDTDYVYSTSLLEEISGLRTSQEVCIWTVNFLSDMKRYVQFHYQFDFPDEISRAINYIDSHYYKPDLTLYEVASEAGFSEKYFSTLFSRKMGMSFSSYMKHLRIHHAKTMLKETSMKLKEISEAVGYNSVEYFVRVFSAQEGVSPSSYRKQSRTIVQ; encoded by the coding sequence ATGTACACAGTATTGATAGCTGATGATGAAGCAATTGTAAGGATGATGCTGAGTTCCATGATTGACTGGGATGAGATGGAGCTCAAACTGGCTGGCTGCGTATCTAACGGCCGTGAGGCCCTGGCCTATCTGGAGCAGCATCCGGTGGATATCCTGATTACGGATATCCAGATGCCGGTGATAGACGGCCTGGAGCTGATACGCCGGGTAAAGGAATTCCATACCCAGCCGGAAATCCTGGTTCTCAGCGCATACAATGATTTCCCCTATGTTCGCCAGGCCTTTAAACTGGGAATCTATGATTACTGCCTGAAACGGGAAATCCATGAGGAAATGCTGAAACGGCATCTGACCAACATGAAGCAGCTTCTGTCGCAAAAGGGCAGGACTCAGACTTCAGGCGCCGAACATGTGAAAGACAGGAAACAGCTGCTGGCCCAGCTGCTGTGCGGGGAGCTTGAACCGGAGGCAGCAGGGCTTCCTGAGCGGTATTATATGGTCTATTTCTCAATCCAGAGGTATCAGGAAATCAGGAGAAATTTTGGAAACGATTTTGACAAAAACTTTCATGTCTCCCTGCTTAACCTGGCCGGCCAGATTTCACAGGTTGCAAACCACGGCGTTATCGTGCCGGACCATGTGACCAATCTGGTTATGGTCTATGAGACAGGCCCCCAGGACAACCAGGACCAGGCCCTGGAAGGCCTCTTGCGTGTCTGCCGGCGTCTGCTCAATGCCTGGAAGAACTACATGAACGTGGATGCATCCGCAGCAGTGAGCAGCCTGGCCCTTGGGCCTTCTGCCTTTGAGGAGAAGTTAGCAGAAGCCACCATGAACCTGACCATGAAATACGTCATGAAATCCCAGAACCTGTTTTCTTCCCTTGACTATTCCCGCTTTTCTCCCCTGGAGGCAATGGCCCGGGAGAATGAATTCCGTGAAATCATCCAGGCCCTAAAATCCAATAACACAGTGAGCTTCGAGTCTGCCCGCTCCCTTCTTTTGGCGCGCATACAGGAATCCCCTGTCCGGCAGGCAGGCCTTCTGGCCCTCTATCTGGCCTATCATATTGCTGCCTCCCTGGTCCACCAGCTGGAGGATACGGACTATGTATACAGCACCAGTCTTCTGGAAGAAATATCCGGCCTAAGGACCAGCCAGGAAGTGTGTATATGGACCGTAAATTTTCTCAGCGACATGAAACGCTACGTACAGTTCCACTATCAGTTCGATTTCCCGGACGAGATATCCCGGGCCATTAATTATATCGACAGCCACTACTATAAACCCGATCTGACGCTCTATGAAGTGGCATCGGAAGCAGGCTTCAGCGAAAAATATTTCAGCACGCTTTTCAGCCGCAAAATGGGTATGTCCTTTTCCAGCTATATGAAACATCTGCGCATACACCACGCCAAGACCATGCTAAAAGAAACCAGCATGAAGCTTAAGGAAATAAGCGAGGCAGTGGGCTACAACAGCGTGGAATACTTCGTGCGGGTATTTTCCGCCCAGGAGGGGGTGAGTCCATCCTCCTACCGGAAACAGAGCCGTACCATTGTACAGTGA
- a CDS encoding sensor histidine kinase, whose product MKPIFKSSLIKDVVISYVCMIVFPVMIILGMVFLLAGRYIYRAATESVTVTQQAVLELYKEETRGSALALSRVVNMNGGTTIQDASGYDTQRQEQAMEQLYTMYQMLAAPEYKILDIHIYRKDGTAIIPKGEMRYSVEELRQKEWYQTALRQPGLVHTSLVEEDYFYRIRSSQEILEISAYAPREDTEAECIVLYRVSKIPDAIKNYNKNGRMGTICLINSQGSIVADPGQKTRLPSAVTEKIRQTAADLAASGQPAAGNPPASTNHFAASTQQQISYRGIRYMILPLPEPGYYLVSAVNETSLFGQFTLFSLISMAVILCVVLMFIFYFKWYMNRLLIPLGHLTEGMRQVEHRNLDTQVEMCRQQDIARMISTFNNMVEQIKELIHDKEQVEKEKYQEELHTLQSQMNPHFLMNTLNTLKFMAISAHYTGMQDMVVALENILAAVLNRDGGFYTVRDEQSVLESYIYIMQFRYMDSFEVDINLSPGILDCKVPKLILQPIVENCITHGFDNLGDRLGRITIKGTIQEGSLVFEITDNGKGMDQDTIQQILGNPLAPGHPEYMAKPESMDTPGSLKSPESLPCAEAASRPEPTHRRTIGVSNTDRRLKLNFGPLYGVSIDSKPGVYTRVTLTLPVITNTTEDE is encoded by the coding sequence ATGAAACCAATATTCAAAAGCAGCCTGATCAAAGACGTTGTTATCAGCTATGTCTGTATGATTGTCTTCCCCGTCATGATTATCTTAGGCATGGTGTTTTTGTTGGCGGGAAGATACATCTACCGCGCCGCTACGGAGTCCGTGACCGTGACCCAGCAGGCAGTGCTGGAATTATACAAAGAAGAGACCCGCGGCTCAGCCCTGGCCCTGTCTCGGGTGGTCAATATGAACGGGGGCACCACCATACAGGATGCGTCAGGTTATGATACACAAAGACAGGAACAGGCCATGGAGCAGCTATATACCATGTATCAGATGCTGGCCGCACCTGAGTATAAAATTCTGGACATCCATATTTACCGCAAAGACGGCACTGCCATCATCCCCAAGGGTGAGATGCGCTACAGCGTGGAGGAACTCCGCCAAAAGGAATGGTATCAGACGGCTCTCAGACAGCCCGGTCTGGTCCACACCTCCCTGGTGGAAGAGGACTATTTTTACCGCATCCGTTCTTCCCAGGAAATTCTGGAGATATCCGCCTATGCTCCCAGAGAGGATACGGAAGCTGAGTGCATTGTCCTGTACCGGGTTTCGAAGATACCGGATGCCATTAAAAACTATAACAAAAACGGAAGGATGGGAACCATCTGTCTCATCAACAGCCAGGGAAGCATTGTGGCTGACCCCGGCCAGAAGACCCGGCTTCCGTCTGCTGTCACCGAAAAAATCCGTCAAACCGCAGCAGACCTGGCTGCCTCAGGCCAGCCGGCAGCCGGCAATCCTCCTGCTTCAACTAACCATTTTGCCGCCAGCACCCAGCAGCAGATTTCATACCGCGGCATACGCTATATGATTCTGCCGCTGCCCGAACCCGGATATTATCTGGTCAGCGCGGTCAATGAGACTTCCCTGTTCGGGCAGTTTACCCTGTTCTCACTTATCAGTATGGCGGTCATCCTGTGCGTGGTGCTGATGTTCATTTTCTATTTCAAATGGTACATGAACCGGCTGCTGATTCCGCTGGGCCATCTGACAGAGGGCATGAGGCAGGTAGAGCACCGCAACCTGGACACCCAGGTGGAAATGTGCAGGCAGCAGGACATCGCCCGGATGATTTCCACCTTCAACAACATGGTGGAGCAGATTAAGGAGCTGATTCATGACAAGGAGCAGGTGGAAAAGGAAAAATATCAGGAGGAACTCCATACCCTCCAGTCCCAGATGAATCCCCATTTTCTCATGAACACGCTGAATACCTTAAAATTTATGGCTATCTCCGCCCACTATACCGGCATGCAGGATATGGTGGTGGCTCTGGAGAATATCCTTGCGGCGGTGTTAAACCGGGACGGGGGCTTCTATACAGTCAGGGATGAACAGTCTGTGTTGGAGAGCTATATCTATATCATGCAGTTCCGCTACATGGACAGCTTTGAGGTGGACATAAATTTAAGTCCCGGGATTCTGGACTGCAAAGTTCCCAAGCTGATTCTGCAGCCCATTGTTGAGAACTGCATCACCCATGGTTTTGACAACCTGGGGGACCGCCTGGGAAGGATAACCATCAAAGGAACCATTCAGGAAGGAAGCCTGGTCTTTGAGATTACAGACAACGGCAAAGGTATGGATCAGGACACCATCCAGCAAATTCTTGGAAATCCGCTGGCTCCGGGACATCCCGAATACATGGCAAAACCGGAAAGCATGGACACTCCGGGCTCTTTGAAAAGCCCCGAATCACTCCCCTGCGCAGAGGCTGCCAGCCGCCCGGAACCCACACACCGCCGTACCATCGGCGTGAGCAACACGGACAGGCGCCTGAAGCTTAATTTCGGCCCCCTGTACGGTGTCTCTATTGACTCAAAACCAGGAGTCTATACCAGGGTCACGCTGACCCTGCCTGTCATAACAAATACAACAGAGGACGAATAA
- a CDS encoding MATE family efflux transporter — MKTEKQQGHITDMTRGDSLKVIIRFALPLVAAAVIQQLFSLTDAMVLGIFSGNRGLAVLGVCSWPVWFQVSVLTNFGQASCLLTAVRFGAKNETNLKKAIGNVYFASFLLGLVMVPGLLGSAGTLLRIQNTPPEVFDDALSYLRILYIGTVFLLVYNTLSSLLRALGDSYTSFLAITVSALVNVVMDVILVAGFGMGVRGAAIATTASQVLAALICLVKISRYPVFHIRRKYLRPDGLLLKEYIGICIPMMAQSIVIAVGGTFVQSHINQYGTVFAAGISAAGKIFSVVETGAIALASASASFVSQNVGARQFERIRTVVKQVCGLSEVTAVVIAIVLLLFGRYILSFYVTDEAVVYAMGNLKVYSAGLLLMYPMYALRQTVQALGNVRIPLLAAVLQLVMRILAASFLPMLIGSSGIYFTSFAAWAVSLILIGFVYPVQFRKCMENSRGGGIS, encoded by the coding sequence ATGAAAACAGAAAAACAACAAGGCCATATAACAGACATGACAAGAGGGGATTCGCTTAAAGTAATCATCCGTTTTGCGCTGCCGCTGGTGGCTGCGGCTGTCATCCAACAGCTTTTTTCGCTGACAGATGCCATGGTTCTGGGGATTTTCAGTGGGAACAGGGGACTGGCTGTGCTGGGAGTCTGTTCATGGCCTGTGTGGTTCCAGGTCAGTGTACTGACTAATTTTGGACAGGCTTCCTGCCTTCTGACAGCGGTCAGGTTTGGCGCAAAAAATGAAACGAATCTGAAGAAAGCGATTGGTAATGTTTATTTTGCCTCCTTTCTATTGGGACTGGTTATGGTACCTGGGCTGCTGGGGTCTGCCGGGACCCTGCTGCGTATCCAGAATACGCCGCCGGAAGTATTTGACGATGCATTGTCCTATCTGAGGATACTTTATATAGGAACCGTATTTTTGCTGGTATATAATACACTGTCATCCCTGTTAAGGGCTCTGGGGGACAGCTATACCTCGTTTTTAGCAATTACGGTTTCTGCGTTGGTCAACGTTGTCATGGATGTTATCCTGGTTGCAGGGTTTGGAATGGGAGTAAGAGGGGCTGCTATTGCCACCACGGCATCCCAGGTTCTGGCAGCGTTGATCTGCCTGGTGAAGATAAGCCGTTATCCGGTGTTCCATATCAGAAGGAAATATCTCAGGCCGGATGGCCTGCTGCTGAAAGAGTATATAGGCATATGTATTCCCATGATGGCCCAGAGCATTGTCATCGCGGTGGGAGGGACCTTTGTACAGTCCCATATCAACCAGTATGGAACCGTATTTGCAGCAGGTATAAGCGCTGCCGGAAAGATATTCAGTGTGGTGGAGACGGGAGCCATTGCTCTTGCCTCTGCAAGCGCTTCCTTTGTCAGCCAGAATGTGGGGGCAAGGCAGTTTGAGCGGATACGTACCGTGGTCAAACAGGTATGCGGATTATCTGAAGTCACAGCAGTGGTAATAGCTATTGTCCTGCTGCTTTTTGGAAGATACATTCTGTCCTTTTATGTTACAGATGAGGCTGTTGTATATGCAATGGGAAACCTGAAGGTGTACAGTGCCGGTTTACTGCTCATGTATCCCATGTATGCTCTGAGGCAGACGGTTCAGGCCCTGGGAAATGTAAGGATTCCTTTATTGGCAGCTGTTTTGCAGCTGGTTATGAGAATTCTGGCTGCAAGTTTTCTGCCAATGCTCATTGGAAGCTCCGGCATTTATTTTACCAGCTTTGCTGCATGGGCGGTTTCCTTGATTTTAATAGGATTTGTCTATCCGGTTCAATTCAGGAAGTGCATGGAAAACAGCAGAGGAGGAGGAATCTCATGA
- a CDS encoding sugar phosphate isomerase/epimerase family protein has product MRIATTGTADGKGTFLVYHGPYREIIPRMAACGYNGVEMHIEDSACILRDQLWELLKAYGMRLTSIGTGAIYGRRHYNLVDSDSSVRQAAIQHLRQHMITAQPDHGLVIIGLITGRMQDCTCREEFFWNLEESLYQLDQLAESYDVQLGFELTNRYEREHLIRIADGVEYLRNHDYKRILLHLDTVHMNIEEADIRQSILGAKGYVGHVHIADNDRWYPGHGHYLFLETLQALKDIGYEGTLALETNCLPSEEISARKSLENLRVMLGQLK; this is encoded by the coding sequence ATGAGGATTGCTACTACAGGAACAGCGGATGGAAAAGGGACCTTTTTGGTCTATCATGGGCCGTACCGGGAAATCATTCCCCGGATGGCGGCATGCGGTTACAATGGGGTGGAAATGCATATTGAGGATTCTGCATGTATATTAAGGGACCAGCTGTGGGAACTTTTAAAGGCTTACGGTATGCGGCTGACGTCCATTGGCACGGGAGCCATTTATGGAAGGCGGCATTATAATCTGGTGGACAGTGATTCATCCGTCCGCCAGGCAGCTATACAGCATCTGCGCCAGCATATGATTACGGCACAGCCGGATCATGGGCTGGTTATAATCGGCCTGATTACAGGGAGAATGCAGGATTGTACCTGCCGGGAGGAATTCTTTTGGAATCTTGAGGAAAGCCTGTACCAGTTGGATCAACTGGCAGAGTCATATGACGTGCAGCTGGGCTTTGAGCTGACAAACCGCTATGAACGGGAGCATCTGATCCGGATAGCTGATGGAGTGGAGTATCTGAGAAACCATGATTATAAACGAATTCTTCTTCATCTGGATACCGTACATATGAATATTGAGGAAGCAGACATAAGACAGTCCATTCTGGGGGCAAAAGGATATGTAGGCCATGTCCATATTGCGGATAATGACAGATGGTATCCGGGACATGGCCATTACCTTTTTTTGGAGACACTTCAGGCGTTAAAGGATATTGGATATGAGGGCACTCTGGCACTGGAGACCAACTGCCTTCCTTCCGAAGAAATTTCCGCCAGGAAGAGTCTGGAGAATCTGAGGGTGATGCTGGGACAACTAAAATAG
- a CDS encoding carbohydrate ABC transporter permease, with product MHLTAKKEKTIRRIINYVVFMGPAVLLFVVIGLIPFFYEIWYSFTNWDGIHANYQFVGLKNYIDVLTNDPKYWHAMWFTIKFAFCVLIFSNVLGFIWAYGLSKAIPFRNVMRAGFYIPRIVGGVVLGFLWRFIITELFPVIGEATGIGWFSQSWFQTEASSFWAMVIVMTWSMAGYMMIIYVAGLTSISSDYVEAATIDGAKSSHVLRYIILPLLMPSVTQCLFLSMVNSLKVYDLNISLTNGNPFRLSEAVTMNVYQTAFSSNLMGYGSAKALLLVLVIAGVSLIQVAITSSKEVEL from the coding sequence GTGCATTTGACGGCCAAGAAAGAGAAAACAATAAGAAGAATTATAAATTATGTCGTTTTTATGGGACCTGCGGTACTGCTGTTCGTGGTGATTGGTCTGATTCCTTTTTTCTATGAAATATGGTATTCCTTTACAAATTGGGACGGTATTCATGCCAACTATCAGTTTGTGGGACTGAAGAATTATATTGATGTTCTTACCAATGATCCTAAATATTGGCATGCTATGTGGTTTACCATTAAATTTGCATTCTGCGTCCTGATATTTTCCAATGTTCTGGGATTTATATGGGCCTATGGACTGTCGAAAGCCATTCCCTTCAGAAATGTAATGAGGGCAGGCTTTTATATACCGCGCATCGTGGGAGGCGTGGTTCTGGGATTCCTGTGGAGATTTATTATCACGGAACTGTTTCCGGTAATAGGAGAGGCCACTGGAATTGGCTGGTTCTCCCAGAGCTGGTTCCAGACGGAAGCCTCTTCCTTCTGGGCGATGGTAATTGTCATGACCTGGAGCATGGCCGGTTATATGATGATTATTTATGTGGCGGGACTTACTTCCATTTCCTCTGATTACGTGGAGGCAGCCACCATCGACGGTGCAAAATCCAGTCATGTACTCCGCTATATTATCCTGCCGCTTTTAATGCCCTCTGTCACTCAGTGTCTGTTTCTCAGTATGGTGAATTCGCTGAAAGTGTACGACCTGAACATTTCACTGACAAATGGAAACCCGTTCCGGCTGTCAGAGGCAGTTACCATGAATGTGTACCAGACCGCATTTTCGTCTAACCTGATGGGTTATGGCAGCGCCAAGGCATTGCTGTTGGTACTTGTGATTGCCGGCGTCAGCCTGATTCAGGTGGCTATCACATCCAGCAAGGAGGTGGAACTGTAA